The Sphingomonas sanxanigenens DSM 19645 = NX02 genome includes a region encoding these proteins:
- a CDS encoding histone deacetylase family protein, giving the protein MISVFDPRQSAHRPLREFHNGGWSDHAEVPSRATTILGAVGDAVPAADHGLDPIHAVHDPGYVTFLRTAHARWAAAGREGDAIGYVWPVVRRRALTLSRIDAELGRYSADAVTPIGAGTWDSAYWAAQTALTALDPLLGGTARTSFALCRPPGHHAGADYLGGYCYLNNAAIAAQAARDQGAGRVAILDLDYHHGNGTQDIFWTRGDVPFVSIHADPAQDFPFFWGHADEAGEDAGAGATRNIVLPHGTDIAGYRPALAQAIAAVRGFAPDLLVLSFGADTFAGDPICHFALETGDYAELGAIVAALGLPTLVVMEGGYAVDALGANVASFLNGF; this is encoded by the coding sequence TTGGAGCGACCATGCCGAGGTGCCGTCGCGCGCGACGACGATCCTCGGCGCGGTGGGTGACGCGGTGCCGGCGGCGGACCATGGCCTCGATCCGATCCATGCCGTGCACGATCCCGGTTATGTCACGTTTCTACGGACCGCCCACGCGCGCTGGGCGGCGGCGGGGCGGGAGGGCGATGCCATCGGCTATGTCTGGCCGGTGGTCCGGCGCCGGGCGCTCACGCTGAGCCGGATCGACGCCGAACTGGGCCGCTACTCGGCCGATGCCGTCACCCCGATCGGCGCGGGTACCTGGGATTCGGCCTATTGGGCGGCACAGACAGCGCTCACCGCGCTCGATCCGCTGCTTGGCGGGACGGCGCGGACCAGCTTCGCGCTGTGCCGGCCGCCCGGCCATCATGCCGGCGCCGACTATCTCGGCGGCTATTGCTACCTGAACAACGCGGCCATCGCCGCGCAGGCCGCGCGCGATCAAGGCGCCGGGCGCGTTGCGATCCTCGATCTCGACTATCATCACGGTAACGGCACGCAGGATATCTTCTGGACGCGTGGCGATGTGCCCTTCGTTTCGATCCACGCCGATCCCGCGCAGGATTTCCCCTTCTTCTGGGGCCATGCCGATGAGGCGGGCGAAGACGCCGGCGCGGGGGCGACGCGCAACATCGTGCTGCCGCACGGCACGGACATCGCCGGATATCGCCCGGCGCTGGCGCAGGCGATCGCGGCGGTGCGCGGTTTCGCGCCCGATCTTCTGGTGCTCAGCTTCGGTGCGGATACCTTCGCCGGCGATCCGATCTGCCATTTCGCGCTGGAAACCGGCGACTATGCCGAGCTCGGCGCCATCGTCGCGGCGCTCGGCCTGCCGACATTGGTGGTGATGGAGGGCGGCTATGCAGTCGATGCGCTGGGTGCGAATGTCGCCTCCTTCCTGAACGGCTTTTGA
- a CDS encoding LysR family transcriptional regulator: MDPGRLDWDDIRLFLAIARAGTLTGAGKVLKLSQPTAGRRLRALEAACGVALFQRTAAGLQLTDEGEAMLLGAQRMEDEALSLQRQFAGSGEAVAGALRLSSSEWFAHLVLTPPVTAFAMRHPMVTVELIADFRLLSLDRREAELVFRFKPFDAPHIVQRRFTHIRYGLFAAPAYVEAHGFPAPGSDGEGHRLVMMDSQFDTLADVGWLRRRFPRARIAIRSNSREVQAVAATRGAGLAVLPVLLGQTYGLVAEPGVDVPPGRDIWLGYHADLKRLPRLRALVDHLVGSVADPL, from the coding sequence ATGGATCCGGGGCGGCTGGACTGGGACGATATCCGCCTGTTCCTCGCCATCGCCCGCGCGGGCACGCTGACCGGTGCGGGCAAGGTGCTGAAGCTCAGCCAGCCGACCGCCGGGCGCCGCCTGCGCGCGCTGGAGGCGGCGTGCGGCGTCGCCCTGTTCCAGCGCACCGCCGCCGGGTTGCAGCTGACCGACGAGGGTGAGGCGATGCTGCTCGGCGCGCAGCGCATGGAGGATGAGGCGCTTAGCCTGCAGCGCCAGTTCGCCGGCAGCGGCGAGGCGGTGGCCGGTGCCCTGCGCCTGTCCTCCTCCGAATGGTTCGCGCACCTCGTGCTGACCCCTCCGGTCACCGCCTTCGCCATGCGTCACCCCATGGTGACGGTGGAACTGATCGCCGACTTCCGCCTGCTCAGCCTCGATCGGCGGGAGGCGGAGCTGGTGTTCCGCTTCAAGCCGTTCGACGCGCCGCATATCGTCCAGCGCCGTTTCACCCACATCCGCTACGGCCTGTTCGCGGCGCCGGCCTATGTCGAGGCGCATGGCTTTCCGGCGCCCGGGTCGGATGGCGAAGGCCATCGGCTGGTGATGATGGACAGCCAGTTCGATACGCTGGCCGATGTCGGCTGGCTGCGCCGACGCTTCCCGCGCGCCCGGATCGCGATCCGGAGCAACAGCCGGGAGGTTCAGGCGGTCGCCGCCACCCGCGGCGCCGGACTCGCGGTGCTGCCGGTGCTGCTGGGGCAGACATATGGCCTGGTCGCCGAACCCGGCGTCGACGTGCCGCCCGGCCGCGACATCTGGCTGGGCTATCATGCCGATCTCAAGCGGCTGCCGCGGCTGCGCGCGCTGGTCGACCATCTCGTCGGATCGGTGGCCGATCCGCTGTGA
- a CDS encoding VOC family protein, with protein MTDKIAICLWFDGVAEEAATFYTSLIPDSRVDAVHRTPADFPSGKQGDVLTVEFTLAGRAYLGLNGGPLFKFNEAISLQVYTEDQAESDRLTEALSAVPEAEQCGWVKDRYGLSWQITPRRLVQLLADPDPAKAQRVMQAMMEMKRIDIAAVEAAAESVA; from the coding sequence ATGACCGACAAGATCGCCATCTGCCTGTGGTTCGACGGCGTCGCCGAGGAGGCGGCGACCTTCTACACCTCGCTCATTCCCGACAGCCGGGTGGACGCCGTTCACCGCACGCCGGCGGACTTCCCGTCGGGCAAGCAGGGCGATGTGCTCACCGTCGAGTTCACGCTTGCCGGCCGCGCCTATCTGGGCCTCAACGGCGGCCCGCTGTTCAAGTTCAACGAGGCGATCTCGCTGCAGGTCTATACCGAGGATCAGGCGGAATCGGATCGGCTGACCGAGGCGCTTTCGGCGGTGCCCGAGGCCGAGCAATGCGGCTGGGTGAAGGACCGCTATGGCCTGTCCTGGCAGATCACGCCGCGGCGATTGGTGCAACTGCTGGCCGATCCCGATCCCGCGAAGGCGCAACGGGTGATGCAGGCGATGATGGAGATGAAGCGCATCGACATCGCCGCGGTGGAAGCCGCGGCCGAATCCGTCGCCTGA
- a CDS encoding VOC family protein, giving the protein MTNPHGTPIWYELLTSDPDAAQAFYSDVVGWKIGPFGCKDGDDAPLPPPGPDGAPMDYRILTAPDGGGVGGLMKLPEGAQMPPAWLGYIGVDDVDAAVEAIEAAGGTVHMPPMDLEGVGRMSMVADPQGAIFYVMRGASDEDSGAMSMADGHCGWNELSTSDPEAALAFYTRQFNWTKGDAMPMGEMGEYRFIDHGDGMIGAVMKTQSPDGRPAWLYYFVVPDIDVAFARIKAGGGTPLYDPMQIPGGGYALAAVDPQGAVFGLSGLRKS; this is encoded by the coding sequence ATGACCAATCCTCACGGTACCCCGATCTGGTACGAACTGCTGACCAGCGATCCCGATGCGGCACAAGCCTTCTACAGCGACGTCGTCGGCTGGAAGATCGGCCCGTTCGGCTGCAAGGATGGCGACGACGCACCGCTGCCCCCGCCAGGGCCCGATGGCGCCCCGATGGACTATCGCATCCTCACCGCGCCCGACGGCGGCGGCGTGGGCGGGCTGATGAAGCTGCCCGAAGGCGCGCAGATGCCGCCGGCCTGGCTGGGCTATATCGGCGTCGACGATGTCGATGCGGCGGTCGAAGCGATCGAGGCGGCGGGCGGCACGGTGCATATGCCGCCGATGGATCTCGAGGGCGTCGGCCGCATGTCGATGGTCGCCGATCCACAGGGGGCGATCTTCTACGTGATGCGCGGCGCCAGCGACGAAGACAGCGGCGCCATGTCGATGGCGGACGGGCATTGCGGCTGGAACGAACTGTCGACCAGCGATCCCGAGGCGGCGCTCGCCTTCTACACGCGCCAGTTCAACTGGACGAAGGGCGATGCCATGCCGATGGGCGAGATGGGCGAATATCGCTTCATCGACCATGGCGACGGCATGATCGGTGCGGTGATGAAGACGCAGTCACCCGATGGCCGGCCCGCCTGGCTCTATTACTTCGTCGTCCCCGATATCGACGTCGCGTTCGCGCGCATCAAGGCCGGCGGCGGCACCCCGCTCTACGATCCGATGCAGATTCCGGGCGGCGGCTATGCGCTGGCCGCGGTGGATCCGCAGGGTGCCGTGTTCGGCCTCTCCGGGCTGCGCAAGAGCTGA
- a CDS encoding DUF1428 domain-containing protein, giving the protein MGYADGYLVPVPEGKKEAYRAMAAKAAGLFREYGATRVVEAWGDDVPDGKITDYKCAVKAEDGESVVYSWVEWPSKAVRDDGMKKVMEDPRMKPDGEMPFDGRRMIYGGFAPILDV; this is encoded by the coding sequence ATGGGCTATGCCGACGGCTATCTGGTGCCGGTGCCCGAGGGCAAGAAGGAAGCCTATCGCGCGATGGCGGCGAAGGCGGCCGGGCTGTTCCGCGAATATGGCGCGACCCGCGTGGTCGAGGCATGGGGCGACGATGTGCCCGACGGCAAGATCACCGACTACAAATGCGCGGTGAAGGCCGAGGACGGCGAATCGGTCGTCTACAGCTGGGTCGAATGGCCCTCCAAGGCCGTCCGCGACGACGGCATGAAGAAGGTCATGGAGGATCCGCGCATGAAGCCGGATGGCGAGATGCCGTTCGATGGCCGGCGCATGATCTATGGCGGCTTCGCGCCGATCCTCGACGTCTGA
- a CDS encoding DoxX family protein, whose amino-acid sequence MTSATIEASAPAKADAGVWTGRVLSTLAILFFLMDGGMKIVPPPQVPETMAALGWPTDLGTIRLLAVLSLGSVLLYAWPRTAVLGAVLLTAYLGGAIATHVRVGSPLFSHVLFGVYVGLILWGGLWLRDPRLRALFPIMR is encoded by the coding sequence ATGACAAGCGCGACGATCGAGGCCTCCGCCCCCGCGAAGGCCGATGCCGGGGTCTGGACGGGGCGGGTGCTGAGCACCCTCGCCATCCTGTTCTTCCTGATGGATGGCGGCATGAAGATCGTGCCGCCACCGCAGGTGCCCGAAACCATGGCGGCGCTGGGCTGGCCGACCGATCTCGGCACGATCCGGCTGCTGGCGGTGCTCTCGCTGGGCAGCGTGCTGCTCTATGCGTGGCCGCGTACGGCGGTGCTCGGCGCGGTGCTGCTGACCGCCTATCTGGGCGGCGCCATCGCCACCCACGTCCGCGTCGGCAGTCCGCTGTTCAGCCATGTGCTGTTCGGGGTGTATGTCGGCCTCATCCTGTGGGGCGGCCTGTGGCTGCGCGATCCGCGGCTGAGGGCCTTGTTCCCGATCATGCGCTGA
- a CDS encoding VOC family protein: protein MAKLIFVNLPVSDVARATAFYEAIGATRDPRFCTDDCSMVAFSETIHFMLMTHKRYADFTSKTIVDAHKASEVLIALSEDSRAEVDATLARAIAAGGAADPTPPQDMGDFMYGRSFEDLDGHIIELAWMDVDAAMSAFAPGETEPA from the coding sequence ATGGCCAAGCTGATCTTCGTGAACCTGCCCGTAAGCGACGTCGCCCGCGCAACCGCGTTTTACGAAGCCATCGGGGCGACGCGCGATCCACGCTTCTGCACGGACGATTGCTCGATGGTCGCGTTCTCGGAGACGATCCATTTCATGCTGATGACGCACAAGCGCTACGCCGACTTCACCAGCAAGACGATCGTCGACGCCCATAAAGCCAGCGAAGTGCTGATCGCGCTCAGCGAAGACAGCCGCGCCGAGGTCGACGCCACGCTCGCCAGAGCGATCGCCGCCGGCGGCGCCGCGGATCCGACGCCGCCACAGGACATGGGCGACTTCATGTATGGACGCAGCTTCGAGGATCTGGACGGCCACATCATCGAACTGGCGTGGATGGACGTCGATGCGGCGATGTCCGCCTTCGCGCCGGGCGAGACCGAGCCCGCCTGA
- a CDS encoding winged helix-turn-helix transcriptional regulator: MTNNDRKADKRWYDDACGTALAMELVGERWSLLIVRELMFGPRRFGELRGGLPGISANVLTQRLEGMEEVGILVRRKLPPPANVQVYELTPWGYQSETAIQELGRWAVRSRRHDPTLPLSAAAIMMSFRTMIDRSRSGERPMQVGFDIAPDAFVAAIDAHGIAVRRAQPDSVDLRLAAQPPVLAAIVYGGLPVAAAERDGALAVTGDRGLLAHFVTLFPLPPKTG, translated from the coding sequence GTGACTAATAACGATCGCAAGGCGGACAAGCGCTGGTATGACGACGCCTGCGGCACCGCGCTGGCGATGGAACTGGTCGGCGAACGCTGGTCCCTGCTGATCGTGCGGGAGCTGATGTTCGGACCGCGCCGTTTCGGCGAACTGCGCGGCGGACTGCCGGGGATCAGCGCCAATGTGCTGACGCAGCGGCTGGAGGGTATGGAGGAGGTGGGCATTCTCGTCCGCCGCAAGCTGCCCCCGCCCGCCAATGTGCAGGTCTATGAGCTGACCCCCTGGGGCTATCAGAGCGAGACCGCGATCCAGGAGCTCGGCCGCTGGGCGGTCCGCTCCCGGCGTCACGATCCCACATTGCCGCTGTCGGCGGCCGCGATCATGATGTCGTTCCGCACGATGATCGACCGCAGCCGTTCGGGCGAGCGCCCGATGCAAGTCGGGTTCGATATCGCGCCCGACGCCTTCGTCGCCGCCATCGACGCGCACGGCATCGCCGTCCGCCGCGCGCAGCCCGACTCGGTCGACCTGCGGCTGGCGGCGCAGCCACCGGTGCTCGCCGCGATCGTCTATGGTGGCCTGCCGGTGGCGGCGGCGGAGCGAGACGGCGCGCTGGCGGTGACGGGCGACCGCGGGCTGCTCGCGCATTTCGTCACGCTGTTTCCGCTGCCGCCCAAGACGGGCTGA
- the cobS gene encoding cobaltochelatase subunit CobS, whose product MTDIPNVQPDSRAATVLDAPDRQVSVRELFGIDIDMQVPAFSEADERVPDLDPTYVFDPDTTLAVLAGFAHNRRVMIQGYHGTGKSTHIEQVAARLNWPCIRINLDAHISRIDLIGRDAIVLRDGQQVTEFREGLLPWALQTPTALVFDEYDAGRPDVMFVIQRVLETEGKLTLLDQNRVIRPSPWFRLFATANTVGLGDTSGLYHGTQQINQGQMDRWNIVVTLNYLPAEVEARIVLAKSGEYDHVGGKKEVDNMVKVADLTRQGFINGDISTVMSPRTVITWAQNTLIFKDIGFAFRLSFLNKCDEAERPLVAEYYQRVFGRDLPESVAGKA is encoded by the coding sequence ATGACCGACATCCCCAACGTCCAGCCCGACAGCCGCGCAGCGACCGTGCTCGACGCGCCCGACCGGCAGGTGAGCGTGCGCGAGCTGTTCGGGATCGACATCGACATGCAGGTGCCGGCGTTCAGCGAGGCGGACGAGCGCGTCCCCGATCTGGATCCCACCTATGTGTTCGATCCGGATACCACGCTGGCCGTGCTGGCGGGCTTCGCGCACAACCGCCGCGTCATGATCCAGGGCTATCACGGCACCGGCAAGTCGACGCACATCGAACAGGTGGCGGCGCGCCTCAACTGGCCGTGCATCCGCATCAACCTCGATGCGCACATCAGCCGCATCGACCTGATCGGCCGCGATGCGATCGTGCTGCGCGACGGCCAGCAGGTGACGGAATTCCGCGAAGGCCTGCTGCCATGGGCGCTGCAGACCCCCACCGCGCTCGTCTTCGACGAGTATGATGCCGGCCGTCCGGACGTAATGTTCGTGATCCAGCGCGTGCTCGAGACCGAGGGCAAGCTGACCCTGCTCGACCAGAACCGGGTCATCCGCCCGAGCCCCTGGTTCCGCCTGTTCGCCACCGCCAACACTGTGGGCCTGGGCGACACCAGCGGCCTCTATCACGGCACCCAGCAGATCAACCAGGGCCAGATGGACCGCTGGAACATCGTCGTCACCCTCAACTATCTGCCCGCCGAGGTCGAGGCGCGGATCGTGCTCGCCAAGTCCGGCGAATATGATCATGTGGGCGGCAAGAAGGAGGTCGACAACATGGTGAAGGTGGCGGATCTCACCCGCCAGGGCTTCATCAATGGCGACATCTCGACCGTCATGTCTCCGCGCACGGTGATCACCTGGGCGCAGAACACGCTGATCTTCAAGGATATCGGCTTCGCCTTCCGCCTGTCGTTCCTGAACAAGTGCGACGAGGCGGAACGCCCGCTGGTGGCCGAATATTATCAGCGCGTGTTCGGGCGCGATCTGCCCGAAAGCGTCGCCGGCAAGGCCTGA
- the cobT gene encoding cobaltochelatase subunit CobT — protein MADRSPLDDFKAVLGGAARAIAREPEVELTFTADAPLQSGRHMKVPMPNRSLPAEQVAEARGFADGFALRLRHHDAALHARGAPSEAVARSVFDAIETARVEALGARSMAGVRANLGQALDLKIRTDPITRARARDEVPLSTALQLIVRERLTGEAPPAAAEPGLAMVRQWIEDKGGADLDALGLVADDQGAFARLATRLLEDLELVEGELTPDDDEGGEDQDGGEDDESDDQTDDADENEGGAEGDVEMRAEPQDGEQQDGESDSQQDDAEGDSDAELADAGEDGMMPVRPNRPLSDLPPQFDYHPWTTQFDEIVEATDLCDEDELTRLRAYLDQQLIHLQGAVTKLANRLQRRLMAQQSRSWDFDQEEGLLDAARLARVVVSPGQSLSYKVERDTEFRDTVVTLLIDNSGSMRGRPISIAAISADIMARTLERCGVKTEILGFTTRAWKGGQSREAWLAAGRPPTPGRLNDLRHIVYKKADEPWRRAKKSLGLMMREGLLKENIDGEALLWAHNRLIARHEERRILMVISDGAPVDDSTLSVNSGAYLERHLRQVINWIETRSPVELVAIGIGHDVTRYYQRAVTIMDAEQLGGTMVEQLAGLFDTET, from the coding sequence ATGGCCGACCGTTCTCCCCTCGACGATTTCAAGGCCGTGCTCGGCGGCGCCGCGCGTGCGATCGCGCGTGAGCCCGAGGTCGAGCTGACCTTCACCGCGGATGCGCCGCTGCAGTCCGGACGGCACATGAAGGTGCCGATGCCCAACCGCTCGCTGCCGGCCGAGCAGGTCGCCGAGGCACGCGGTTTTGCCGATGGTTTCGCGCTTAGGCTGAGGCACCATGATGCCGCGCTCCATGCCCGCGGGGCGCCGTCCGAAGCGGTGGCGCGCTCGGTGTTCGATGCAATCGAGACCGCGCGGGTCGAGGCGCTCGGCGCGCGTTCGATGGCGGGCGTCCGCGCCAATCTGGGCCAGGCGCTCGATCTCAAGATCCGCACCGATCCCATCACCCGCGCCCGCGCCCGAGACGAGGTGCCGCTGTCGACCGCGCTGCAACTGATCGTGCGGGAGCGGCTGACGGGAGAGGCGCCGCCCGCCGCGGCCGAGCCCGGCCTCGCGATGGTCAGGCAATGGATCGAGGACAAGGGCGGAGCCGATCTCGACGCGCTCGGCCTCGTCGCCGACGATCAGGGCGCCTTCGCCCGGCTGGCCACCCGCCTGCTCGAGGATCTCGAACTGGTCGAGGGTGAGCTGACGCCCGACGACGACGAGGGCGGGGAGGACCAGGACGGCGGCGAGGACGACGAAAGCGACGACCAGACCGACGATGCCGACGAGAATGAAGGCGGCGCCGAAGGCGATGTCGAGATGCGCGCCGAGCCGCAGGATGGCGAGCAGCAGGACGGCGAATCGGACAGCCAGCAGGACGACGCCGAGGGCGACAGCGACGCCGAACTGGCGGATGCCGGCGAAGACGGGATGATGCCGGTGCGGCCCAACCGGCCGCTTTCCGATCTGCCGCCGCAGTTCGATTATCACCCGTGGACGACACAGTTCGACGAGATCGTCGAGGCCACCGACCTGTGCGACGAGGATGAGCTGACGCGGTTGCGCGCCTATCTCGACCAGCAGCTCATTCACCTGCAGGGCGCGGTGACCAAGCTCGCCAACCGGCTGCAGCGCCGGCTGATGGCCCAGCAGAGCCGCAGCTGGGATTTCGACCAGGAGGAAGGGCTGCTCGATGCTGCGCGGCTCGCGCGGGTCGTCGTCAGCCCGGGGCAGTCACTGTCCTACAAGGTCGAGCGCGACACCGAGTTCCGGGACACGGTGGTGACCTTGCTGATCGACAATTCGGGGTCGATGCGCGGGCGGCCGATCTCGATCGCCGCGATCAGCGCGGACATCATGGCGCGCACGCTCGAACGTTGCGGCGTGAAGACCGAGATCCTCGGTTTCACCACCCGCGCATGGAAGGGCGGGCAGAGCCGCGAGGCATGGCTGGCCGCCGGCCGGCCGCCGACCCCAGGCCGCCTCAACGATCTGCGCCACATCGTCTACAAGAAGGCCGACGAGCCTTGGCGGCGCGCCAAGAAGTCGCTCGGCCTGATGATGCGCGAAGGGCTGCTCAAGGAGAATATCGACGGCGAAGCGCTGCTCTGGGCGCACAACCGGCTGATCGCCCGGCATGAGGAGCGTCGCATCCTGATGGTGATCAGCGATGGCGCGCCGGTCGACGATTCGACGTTGAGCGTCAACAGCGGCGCCTATCTCGAGCGCCACCTGCGCCAGGTGATCAACTGGATCGAAACCCGATCGCCGGTGGAGCTGGTCGCGATCGGCATCGGCCATGATGTGACGCGCTATTATCAGCGCGCGGTGACGATCATGGATGCCGAGCAGCTCGGCGGCACGATGGTGGAGCAGCTCGCGGGGCTGTTCGACACCGAAACCTGA
- a CDS encoding glycine zipper 2TM domain-containing protein codes for MFKTLSMLGAAIAMGAATLIPAAPAMARDGYYHQARDGYYGRSYRGDRYRGHRGDYYRGDRYRGYRGDRYRRCDNGTGGTIIGAIAGGLLGNEVARRGDKTEGTIIGGAVGALAGRAIDRSDGRRC; via the coding sequence ATGTTCAAGACGCTTTCGATGCTGGGCGCGGCGATCGCCATGGGTGCCGCCACGCTCATCCCCGCCGCCCCTGCCATGGCGCGCGACGGTTACTATCACCAGGCCCGCGACGGTTATTATGGCCGCAGCTATCGGGGCGATCGTTACCGCGGCCATCGCGGCGATTACTACCGTGGCGACCGTTATCGCGGCTATCGGGGCGATCGTTATCGCCGTTGTGACAATGGCACGGGCGGCACGATCATCGGCGCGATCGCCGGCGGCCTGCTCGGCAACGAAGTCGCCCGTCGCGGCGACAAGACCGAAGGCACCATCATCGGCGGCGCGGTCGGTGCGCTCGCGGGTCGCGCGATCGACCGCTCGGACGGTCGTCGCTGCTAA
- a CDS encoding esterase-like activity of phytase family protein, whose amino-acid sequence MLRRLLPASLLLPLALARSAPGPMPVMPDQPIHIRATPVALDSADPARRDVGRLRYLGGWSLTSDERWLGGLSGAAMAKGEIVAVSDAGALLRIGIEGGKPDGRGHILPLPPGCGDGALKRDRDAEALTGEPGTNRIWISLERRNAICRLNGLRHAEAEVFPPQIADWPESAGGEALLRTADGRFLLWSESPLGRDRSYRLLRFDRDPAASGVNVEEMGWRAPPGYRPVEAAALPDGRMIVLHRRFTFLGGFSAVLTIVDPARLVAGRIVEPEEVARFEGSLIRDNYEALAVSREGGRTIVWIMSDDNFHFLERTLLLKFALTG is encoded by the coding sequence GTGCTCCGCCGCCTCCTTCCCGCTTCGCTGCTGCTGCCGCTCGCCCTCGCCCGCTCTGCGCCGGGGCCGATGCCGGTCATGCCCGACCAGCCGATTCACATCCGGGCAACGCCGGTGGCGCTCGATTCGGCTGATCCGGCGCGGCGCGACGTGGGCCGTCTTCGCTATCTCGGGGGCTGGTCGCTCACCAGCGACGAGCGCTGGCTCGGCGGACTGTCGGGCGCGGCAATGGCGAAGGGCGAGATCGTCGCGGTCAGCGATGCCGGCGCGCTGCTCCGAATCGGGATCGAAGGCGGCAAGCCCGATGGCCGCGGGCACATCCTGCCGCTGCCGCCGGGTTGCGGAGACGGCGCGCTCAAGCGCGACCGCGACGCCGAAGCGCTGACCGGTGAGCCGGGAACGAATCGGATCTGGATCAGCCTCGAACGGCGCAACGCGATCTGCCGGCTGAACGGGCTTCGCCATGCCGAGGCGGAAGTGTTTCCGCCCCAGATTGCCGACTGGCCCGAATCGGCGGGCGGAGAGGCGCTGCTGCGCACCGCCGACGGCCGCTTCCTCCTCTGGTCCGAATCACCGCTCGGGCGCGATCGCAGCTACAGATTGCTTCGCTTCGACCGCGATCCCGCGGCATCCGGCGTGAACGTGGAGGAAATGGGCTGGCGCGCGCCACCGGGTTATCGTCCCGTGGAGGCTGCAGCGCTACCCGACGGGCGGATGATCGTGCTGCATCGCCGCTTCACCTTTTTGGGCGGGTTCAGCGCGGTCCTGACGATCGTCGATCCGGCTCGGCTGGTCGCGGGGCGAATCGTCGAGCCGGAGGAGGTCGCGCGCTTCGAAGGATCGCTGATTCGCGACAATTATGAGGCGCTGGCGGTGAGCCGCGAAGGCGGGCGCACGATCGTCTGGATCATGTCCGACGACAATTTCCATTTCCTGGAACGCACGCTGCTGCTGAAGTTCGCGCTGACCGGCTGA
- the rpmB gene encoding 50S ribosomal protein L28, with translation MSRICELTGKGRQVGHNVSHANNKTKRTFLPNLQNVTLISEALEKGVKLRVSTHGLRSVEHVGGLDNWLLKTGDDQLSLKARRLKREVSKKRAAA, from the coding sequence ATGTCGCGTATTTGCGAGCTGACCGGCAAGGGCCGGCAGGTGGGGCACAATGTTTCCCACGCCAACAACAAGACCAAGCGCACGTTCCTGCCGAACCTGCAGAACGTCACCTTGATCTCCGAAGCGCTCGAAAAGGGCGTGAAGCTTCGCGTGTCGACGCACGGCCTGCGCTCTGTCGAGCATGTCGGCGGCCTGGACAACTGGCTGCTCAAGACCGGCGACGACCAGCTCAGCCTGAAGGCGCGTCGCCTGAAGCGCGAAGTTTCCAAGAAGCGGGCGGCCGCCTGA
- a CDS encoding YqaE/Pmp3 family membrane protein: MALLIRIVAAVLLPPLGVFLTRGIGRDFWIDVILTLLAYVPGVVYALWVIITDNRRLPATA; encoded by the coding sequence ATGGCGCTGCTGATCCGGATCGTCGCCGCGGTGCTGCTGCCGCCGCTGGGCGTGTTCCTCACGCGCGGCATCGGCAGGGACTTCTGGATCGACGTGATCCTTACCCTGCTCGCCTACGTCCCGGGCGTGGTCTACGCGCTCTGGGTAATCATCACCGACAACCGGCGGCTGCCCGCCACCGCCTGA
- a CDS encoding nucleoside deaminase encodes MAFPLPAPMRRALDLAAAAAAAGEVPVGAVVTFEGRIVGEGANATRSRNDPTAHAEIVAIRAAALALGVDRLGGCDLWVTLEPCAMCAGAIAHARIARLYFGAGDPKGGGVAHGPRIFSQPTTHHRPEVHDGLGEGEASRLLVDFFAARRG; translated from the coding sequence ATGGCCTTTCCATTGCCCGCCCCCATGCGCCGCGCGCTCGACCTTGCCGCCGCCGCCGCGGCCGCCGGCGAGGTGCCGGTGGGCGCGGTGGTGACGTTCGAGGGGCGAATCGTGGGCGAGGGCGCCAACGCCACCCGCTCTCGCAATGATCCGACCGCGCATGCCGAAATCGTCGCGATCCGCGCCGCAGCCCTGGCGCTGGGCGTCGACCGGCTGGGCGGATGCGACCTGTGGGTTACGCTCGAACCCTGCGCGATGTGCGCCGGCGCCATCGCCCACGCCCGCATTGCGCGCCTCTATTTTGGTGCGGGCGACCCCAAGGGCGGCGGCGTCGCGCATGGTCCGCGCATCTTCTCGCAGCCGACCACGCACCACCGCCCCGAGGTGCATGACGGGTTGGGTGAAGGCGAAGCGTCGCGCCTGCTGGTCGATTTCTTCGCCGCGCGCCGCGGCTGA